The following proteins are encoded in a genomic region of Magnolia sinica isolate HGM2019 chromosome 1, MsV1, whole genome shotgun sequence:
- the LOC131250322 gene encoding peroxisomal ATPase PEX6-like, which translates to MEPLNEPFLRVKCKQAALVLGGSVASALPPDSLIGDSKVCKPLQGDVVKILASVLTPPLCPSVLSSKFRVAVLLHGLAGCGKRTVDQYVACCLGLHVVEYSCYDLMTSSERKTSVALANAFNTANRSSAGMTVHWWAVVFWPRSVHDCPSFL; encoded by the exons ATGGAGCCGTTAAATGAACCTTTTCTTCGTGTCAAATGCAAACAAGCAGCACTTGTACTTGGAGGGAGTGTGGCGTCGGCTCTCCCCCCTGATTCACTGATTGGTGATTCCAAAGTATGTAAGCCTTTGCAAGGGGATGTAGTTAAGATTTTGGCATCCGTTCTTACACCACCTTTATGCCCGTCAGTGCTTTCTTCAAAATTCAGGGTCGCCGTTCTCTTGCATGGTCTTGCAG GATGTGGGAAACGAACTGTTGATCAATATGTTGCTTGTTGCTTGGGACTGCATGTGGTGGAATATAGCTGCTACGATTTAATGACGTCTTCAGAAAGAAAGACATCTGTTGCACTTGCAAATGCCTTCAACACAGCTAATAG ATCTTCTGCTGGGATGACAGTTCATTGGTGGGCAGTTGTTTTCTGGCCTAGATCCGTCCATGACTGTCCATCATTTCTGTGA